A single genomic interval of Microbacterium hydrocarbonoxydans harbors:
- a CDS encoding glucoamylase family protein: protein MKRWMSTLAAIGLVVSAVGLAGPAAAGGGRPGTAELNRWAADTWRSLDAMTDEQTGLPSDNITGDLQTPGAYTSPTNIGGYLWSTVTARDLGIISDDEASSRLSTTLDTLANLERNEASGMFYNWYSPTTGEKLTTWPDSGDPVHPFLSTVDNGWLAAALRIVREAEPELASEADALYDSMDFAAFFDPEGAAGLPAGTNRGGFWDAAPPDCSVEAPMYNGSGETAYYTCHHYDTTVSESRIATYLGIANGQIPATALYGTHRTMPPGCDWAWQEQLPQGEVRTYDGVEVWEGTYSYDGMSFVPSWGGSMFESLMPDLLVPETKWGPRSWKLNHPITVAVQKQHGLEEAGYGYWGFSPASDPFGGYAEYGVDVAGMRSDGYTSDAEKTDVDIDRPGCATGTNPAPEFGDGVVTPHAAFLALPYDRKGALKNLEGIEDELGAYGPGGFYDAVAVHSGTIADRYLSLDQSMIMAAIGNELTKDTLKAYFVDREMEQRLRPAMTQQVFGSSWGAGGGHKG from the coding sequence ATGAAGCGATGGATGAGCACGCTGGCGGCGATCGGACTCGTCGTCTCAGCAGTGGGGCTCGCCGGGCCCGCAGCGGCCGGCGGGGGACGACCGGGCACGGCCGAGCTGAACCGCTGGGCAGCGGACACCTGGCGATCCTTGGACGCGATGACCGACGAGCAGACCGGACTGCCGTCGGACAACATCACCGGTGATCTGCAGACGCCTGGCGCCTACACCTCGCCGACGAACATCGGCGGATACCTGTGGTCGACCGTCACTGCTCGCGATCTCGGGATCATCAGCGACGACGAGGCGAGTTCTCGTCTGTCGACCACCCTCGACACTCTCGCGAACCTCGAGCGGAACGAGGCGAGCGGCATGTTCTACAACTGGTACTCGCCGACGACGGGGGAGAAGCTCACCACCTGGCCGGACTCCGGCGATCCGGTGCATCCGTTCCTCAGCACGGTCGACAACGGCTGGCTCGCCGCAGCGCTGCGCATCGTCCGCGAGGCGGAACCGGAGCTCGCGTCAGAGGCCGACGCCCTGTACGACTCGATGGACTTCGCGGCGTTCTTCGACCCCGAGGGTGCGGCAGGTCTTCCGGCCGGCACGAATCGCGGCGGATTCTGGGATGCGGCACCGCCGGACTGCAGTGTCGAGGCTCCGATGTACAACGGATCGGGGGAGACCGCGTACTACACCTGCCACCACTACGACACGACCGTCAGCGAGAGCCGGATCGCGACCTACCTCGGCATCGCGAACGGGCAGATCCCGGCCACGGCCCTGTACGGCACGCACCGCACCATGCCTCCTGGCTGCGACTGGGCCTGGCAGGAGCAGCTGCCGCAGGGCGAGGTCCGCACCTACGACGGCGTCGAGGTCTGGGAGGGCACGTACTCGTACGACGGGATGTCGTTCGTGCCGAGCTGGGGTGGGAGCATGTTCGAGTCGCTGATGCCCGACCTCCTCGTGCCGGAGACCAAGTGGGGTCCGCGGTCGTGGAAGCTGAACCACCCGATCACGGTCGCCGTGCAGAAGCAGCACGGACTCGAGGAGGCCGGTTATGGCTACTGGGGATTCTCGCCCGCGAGCGACCCGTTCGGCGGGTACGCCGAGTACGGGGTGGACGTCGCCGGCATGCGGTCGGACGGCTACACCTCGGATGCCGAGAAGACGGATGTCGACATCGATCGCCCCGGGTGCGCGACCGGTACGAATCCCGCGCCGGAGTTCGGCGACGGGGTGGTGACGCCGCACGCGGCATTCCTGGCCCTGCCCTACGACCGCAAAGGTGCGCTGAAGAACCTGGAGGGCATCGAGGACGAGCTGGGCGCGTACGGCCCCGGCGGATTCTACGACGCCGTCGCGGTGCACAGCGGCACGATCGCCGACCGCTACCTCTCGCTCGATCAGTCGATGATCATGGCGGCGATCGGCAACGAACTCACGAAAGATACACTCAAGGCCTACTTCGTGGACCGCGAGATGGAGCAGCGCCTGCGGCCGGCGATGACGCAGCAGGTATTCGGCTCGTCGTGGGGAGCCGGAGGCGGCCACAAGGGCTGA
- a CDS encoding TetR/AcrR family transcriptional regulator yields MSTDERPAAGRGPRGPYATGQARRQAIVDEALAVFSRTGFNGGSLREIAKRVGMTPAGLLHHFAGKEELFAEVLHQRDEKVREAAGDPAEHTLVEQARRVVAHNQTSRGLTSLYAIVSAEAVDPEHPSHADFAARYRDRAAEAEEILRRGQRDGEVRDDIDPASAARLISAVMDGIQLQWLLDESVDMVSLFEEFVGRYLHPADPLSRAPSAAAPTAPPEPGTTTGRSPAVPPTA; encoded by the coding sequence ATGAGCACGGACGAGCGACCGGCCGCGGGGCGCGGACCCCGCGGCCCCTACGCCACGGGACAGGCGCGCAGACAGGCCATCGTCGATGAGGCGCTGGCGGTGTTCTCCCGCACGGGATTCAACGGCGGATCGCTGCGGGAGATCGCCAAGCGCGTCGGCATGACGCCGGCCGGCCTGCTGCATCACTTCGCCGGCAAGGAGGAGCTCTTCGCCGAAGTGCTCCACCAGCGCGACGAGAAGGTGCGAGAGGCCGCCGGGGACCCCGCGGAGCACACGCTGGTCGAGCAGGCCAGGCGGGTGGTCGCGCACAATCAGACGTCGCGAGGTCTGACCTCGCTCTACGCGATCGTCTCGGCGGAGGCGGTCGACCCCGAGCACCCCTCGCACGCGGACTTCGCGGCGCGTTATCGCGACCGTGCCGCCGAGGCCGAGGAGATCCTGCGCCGCGGTCAGCGCGACGGCGAGGTGCGCGACGACATCGACCCTGCGTCGGCGGCACGACTGATCAGCGCTGTCATGGACGGCATCCAGCTCCAATGGCTCCTGGACGAGTCCGTCGACATGGTTTCCCTGTTCGAGGAGTTCGTGGGACGCTACCTCCACCCGGCCGATCCGCTCAGTCGCGCGCCGTCTGCAGCAGCGCCCACAGCTCCGCCCGAGCCGGGAACGACGACAGGTCGATCCCCAGCAGTGCCCCCGACTGCGTGA
- a CDS encoding PucR family transcriptional regulator encodes MDVTEQPTLRALLSRRDLGLRLVSPEEDLPPGALDQPLRWVHSSDLADPTPFLAEDLALLTTGTQLDADTAIDLYVSRLADRGVRGLGYGTEVHRAGIPDELVAECRSRGIPLFEVPYLTPFIAIARAHSEAIAAQAYARRSWALDAQRALALAALRPHGLDATLAELGRRLGAWVGMFDASGALNLSHPRTSAPSSRLTALGERATEILNRGLEAGQSLTIDGWTFMLFTVGRGGQLRGVIALAVDALDPEARTVVTSVIAMAGLALEQSDQLARSRRRLYSQLLGSLLENEPALARKVLGGLPSAPVTVAVAADAPAGPLTDWWERRRIEHGTPSFLAESTEGVVMCVSVADDALLDEVATRFGIRIGASGSESYDAFARAHAQALAALRQQADAGVFRYADTVGSSILSALATDEARLVAESRLAPLRDHDARSGSDLEGSLRTWLEHDARVDPAAAALGVHRHTLRSRITQSGALLGIDLSSFPARAELWALLQTARD; translated from the coding sequence ATGGATGTCACGGAGCAGCCGACACTGCGCGCGCTGCTGAGCCGTCGAGACCTGGGCCTGCGTCTCGTGTCGCCCGAGGAGGATCTTCCCCCCGGAGCCCTCGACCAGCCGCTGCGCTGGGTGCACAGCTCCGACCTCGCCGACCCCACTCCCTTCCTCGCGGAGGACCTCGCCCTGCTCACGACCGGCACCCAGCTCGACGCCGACACGGCGATCGACTTGTACGTGAGTCGACTGGCCGACCGGGGGGTGCGCGGTCTCGGCTACGGCACCGAGGTGCACCGCGCGGGGATCCCCGACGAGCTCGTCGCAGAATGCCGGAGCCGAGGCATCCCCCTGTTCGAGGTGCCCTACCTCACTCCGTTCATCGCGATCGCCCGCGCGCACTCCGAGGCGATCGCCGCGCAGGCGTACGCCCGCCGGTCGTGGGCCCTGGATGCGCAACGCGCGCTCGCTCTCGCGGCGCTCCGCCCGCACGGCCTCGACGCCACGCTCGCCGAGCTCGGCCGCCGGCTGGGTGCCTGGGTCGGCATGTTCGACGCCTCCGGGGCGCTGAATCTCTCGCACCCGCGCACCTCGGCACCGTCGAGCAGGCTGACAGCCCTCGGCGAGCGCGCCACCGAGATCCTCAACAGAGGGCTCGAGGCCGGGCAGTCGCTGACGATCGACGGCTGGACGTTCATGCTCTTCACGGTCGGACGCGGCGGGCAGTTGCGCGGCGTGATCGCGCTCGCCGTCGACGCCCTCGATCCCGAGGCGCGCACCGTCGTGACCTCGGTGATCGCGATGGCGGGGCTCGCCCTCGAGCAGAGCGACCAGCTGGCGCGCAGTCGGCGGCGCCTGTACTCGCAGTTGCTCGGATCGCTGCTCGAGAACGAGCCGGCCCTCGCCAGGAAGGTGCTCGGCGGACTCCCCTCAGCACCGGTCACGGTCGCGGTCGCTGCCGACGCCCCGGCCGGTCCACTGACGGACTGGTGGGAGCGGCGCCGCATCGAGCACGGCACCCCGAGCTTCCTCGCCGAGTCGACGGAGGGCGTCGTGATGTGCGTCTCGGTCGCCGACGACGCCCTGCTCGACGAGGTGGCCACGCGCTTCGGCATCCGCATCGGCGCATCAGGCTCGGAGTCGTACGATGCCTTCGCCCGTGCACACGCTCAGGCACTGGCGGCTCTCCGTCAGCAGGCGGATGCAGGGGTCTTCCGCTATGCGGACACGGTGGGGTCCAGCATCCTCAGCGCTCTGGCGACGGATGAGGCGCGGCTGGTGGCCGAGTCCCGCCTGGCCCCTCTGCGAGACCATGACGCGCGATCGGGCTCCGATCTGGAGGGCTCACTGCGCACCTGGCTGGAGCACGACGCCCGCGTCGATCCTGCCGCTGCCGCACTGGGAGTGCACCGGCACACCCTGAGATCCCGCATCACGCAGTCGGGGGCACTGCTGGGGATCGACCTGTCGTCGTTCCCGGCTCGGGCGGAGCTGTGGGCGCTGCTGCAGACGGCGCGCGACTGA
- the gabT gene encoding 4-aminobutyrate--2-oxoglutarate transaminase: MALLDTAAVATPLGGPDLPQERRLVTELPGPRSAEILARKADAVAAGVGHTVPVAAVAAGGGVVVDADGNSLIDLGSGIAVTTVGNAHPKVAAAVAAQAAQFTHTCFMISPYESYIGVAEALNRLTPGDFAKKSALFNSGAEAVENAIKIARKHTGRQAVVAFDHGYHGRTNLTMALTAKSMPYKSGFGPFAPEVYRAPMSYPFRDGLEGGEAAARVILQLEKQIGADNLAAVIIEPIQGEGGFIVPAEGFLPAILDWCRANGVVFIADEVQTGFARTGHMFASEIFGIEPDLITTAKGIAGGLPLAAVTGRSEIMDASHAGGLGGTYGGNPIACAAALAAIDVFENDGVIERAREIGEILTARLGAIQEKDARIGDIRGHGAMIAAEFVDPETKAPDAALTAAVAKACVAQGVIVLTCGTYGNVIRFLPPLSIGDDLLNEGLDVVAAALAQA, encoded by the coding sequence ATGGCACTCCTCGACACCGCAGCTGTTGCAACTCCCCTCGGCGGACCCGACCTTCCCCAGGAGCGTCGCCTCGTGACCGAGCTCCCCGGCCCCCGATCGGCCGAGATCCTCGCCCGCAAGGCAGACGCCGTGGCCGCAGGCGTCGGGCACACCGTTCCCGTCGCGGCCGTCGCCGCCGGCGGCGGTGTCGTCGTCGACGCGGACGGCAACTCGCTCATCGACCTCGGCTCCGGCATCGCCGTGACGACGGTCGGCAACGCGCACCCCAAGGTCGCCGCCGCGGTGGCCGCGCAGGCCGCCCAGTTCACGCACACCTGCTTCATGATCTCGCCGTACGAGTCGTACATCGGCGTCGCCGAAGCGCTCAACCGGCTCACCCCGGGCGACTTCGCCAAGAAGAGCGCACTGTTCAACTCCGGTGCCGAAGCCGTCGAGAACGCGATCAAGATCGCCCGCAAGCACACCGGTCGCCAGGCCGTCGTCGCGTTCGACCACGGCTACCACGGCCGCACCAACCTCACGATGGCGCTGACGGCGAAGTCGATGCCGTATAAGAGCGGCTTCGGCCCGTTCGCCCCCGAGGTGTACCGTGCGCCGATGTCGTACCCCTTCCGCGACGGGCTCGAGGGCGGCGAGGCCGCTGCCCGCGTCATCCTGCAGCTCGAGAAGCAGATCGGCGCCGATAACCTCGCCGCCGTCATCATCGAGCCGATCCAGGGCGAGGGCGGATTCATCGTCCCGGCCGAGGGCTTCCTCCCCGCGATCCTCGACTGGTGCCGCGCGAACGGCGTCGTCTTCATCGCCGACGAGGTGCAGACCGGGTTCGCGCGCACCGGACACATGTTCGCCAGCGAGATCTTCGGCATCGAGCCCGACCTCATCACCACGGCCAAGGGCATCGCCGGCGGTCTGCCGCTCGCCGCCGTCACCGGGCGCTCCGAGATCATGGACGCCTCGCACGCCGGCGGCCTCGGGGGCACCTACGGAGGCAACCCGATCGCGTGCGCCGCCGCGCTCGCCGCCATCGACGTCTTCGAGAACGACGGGGTCATCGAGCGCGCCCGCGAGATCGGCGAGATCCTCACGGCACGCCTCGGCGCGATCCAGGAGAAGGATGCCCGCATCGGCGACATCCGCGGACACGGCGCGATGATCGCCGCCGAGTTCGTCGACCCGGAGACCAAGGCGCCCGACGCCGCGCTCACCGCGGCCGTCGCCAAGGCCTGCGTCGCCCAGGGCGTCATCGTCCTCACCTGCGGCACCTACGGCAACGTCATCCGCTTCCTGCCTCCGCTCTCGATCGGCGACGACCTGCTGAACGAGGGCCTCGACGTGGTCGCGGCCGCGCTGGCCCAGGCCTGA